A portion of the Longimicrobium sp. genome contains these proteins:
- a CDS encoding HD domain-containing protein codes for MPDLPSRDEALALMHEHVESESLRRHMYAVEAACRAYARTFGADQDTFGLAGLLHDFDYERWPDEHPLRGAEMLRERGYPEPIVRAILAHYSARTGVVPESRLERTLHACDEITGLITAAALVRPSRSVMDLEAKSVLKKMKDKQFAAGVDRDDVRQAAEELGVELAEHVQFVIEAMRGVAPELGLAAPA; via the coding sequence ATGCCCGACCTTCCCAGCCGCGACGAAGCGCTCGCGCTGATGCACGAGCACGTGGAAAGCGAAAGCCTGCGCCGCCACATGTACGCCGTCGAGGCCGCCTGCCGCGCCTACGCCCGCACCTTCGGCGCCGACCAGGACACGTTTGGCTTGGCCGGGCTGCTTCACGACTTCGACTACGAGCGCTGGCCCGACGAGCACCCGCTGCGGGGCGCCGAGATGCTGCGGGAACGCGGATACCCCGAACCGATCGTGCGCGCCATCCTGGCCCACTACTCCGCCCGCACCGGGGTGGTGCCCGAGTCGCGCCTGGAGCGCACCCTTCACGCCTGCGACGAGATCACCGGCCTGATCACCGCCGCCGCCCTGGTGCGGCCCAGCCGGTCGGTGATGGACCTGGAGGCGAAGTCGGTGCTCAAGAAGATGAAGGACAAGCAGTTCGCCGCTGGCGTCGACCGCGACGACGTACGGCAGGCGGCCGAGGAACTGGGCGTGGAGCTCGCCGAGCACGTGCAGTTCGTCATCGAGGCCATGCGCGGCGTGGCTCCCGAACTCGGGTTGGCGGCTCCGGCCTGA
- the asnS gene encoding asparagine--tRNA ligase — protein sequence MSRTLISQLLAGAVPAGQAVTVKGWVRTRRDSKAGLSFIHVHDGSCFNPVQVVANRDLPNYADEVQRLTTGCSVSIEGEVVATPGRPQPFEIHARAVEVLGWVDDPETYPIQPKQHSMEFLRSVAHLRVRTNTFGAVARVRNTLAMAVHRFFHERGFFWIHTPIITTSDAEGAGEMFRVSTLDLANLPRTPEGGVDFGQDFFGRSASLTVSGQLNVEAYCMALSNVYTFGPTFRAENSNTTRHAAEFWMIEPEIAFADLNDDADLAEDFLKAIITDLLKERQDDMEFFDERIQKGVVKRMEDVVRAPFERMEYTDAIRRLEASGKKFEFPVSWGVDLATEHERYLSEELVGGPVVVMNYPKDIKSFYMRVNEDGRTVRAMDVLAPGVGEIIGGSQREERLDVLDARIAEMGLDAQAYWWYRDLRRYGTVPHAGFGLGFERMIMYATGMANIRDVLPYPRTPGSADF from the coding sequence ATGAGCCGCACCCTCATTTCGCAACTGCTCGCCGGCGCCGTGCCCGCGGGCCAGGCGGTGACCGTCAAGGGCTGGGTCCGCACCCGCCGCGACTCCAAGGCGGGCCTTTCGTTCATCCACGTGCACGACGGCTCCTGCTTCAATCCCGTCCAGGTGGTGGCGAACCGCGACCTGCCCAACTACGCGGACGAGGTGCAGCGGCTGACGACGGGGTGCTCGGTGTCCATCGAGGGCGAGGTGGTGGCCACGCCGGGACGTCCGCAGCCGTTCGAGATCCACGCGCGCGCCGTGGAAGTGCTGGGGTGGGTGGACGATCCCGAGACGTACCCCATCCAGCCGAAGCAGCACTCGATGGAGTTCCTGCGCTCCGTCGCCCACCTGCGCGTGCGGACGAACACGTTCGGGGCGGTGGCGCGCGTGCGGAACACGCTGGCGATGGCGGTGCACCGCTTCTTCCACGAGCGCGGCTTCTTCTGGATCCACACGCCCATCATCACCACCAGCGACGCCGAAGGCGCCGGCGAGATGTTCCGCGTAAGCACGCTGGACCTGGCCAACCTGCCGCGGACGCCCGAGGGCGGGGTGGACTTCGGACAGGACTTCTTCGGCCGCTCGGCCTCGCTGACGGTCAGCGGACAGCTGAACGTGGAGGCGTACTGCATGGCGCTTTCCAACGTGTACACGTTCGGCCCCACCTTCCGCGCGGAGAACAGCAACACCACGCGCCACGCGGCCGAGTTCTGGATGATCGAGCCGGAGATCGCCTTCGCCGACCTGAACGACGACGCCGACCTCGCCGAAGACTTCCTGAAGGCCATCATCACCGACCTGCTGAAGGAGCGGCAGGACGACATGGAGTTCTTCGACGAGCGCATCCAGAAGGGCGTCGTCAAGCGGATGGAGGACGTGGTGCGCGCGCCATTCGAGCGGATGGAGTACACCGACGCCATTCGGCGGCTGGAGGCGTCGGGGAAGAAGTTCGAGTTTCCCGTCTCCTGGGGCGTGGACCTGGCCACGGAGCACGAGCGCTACCTGAGCGAGGAGCTGGTGGGCGGCCCGGTGGTGGTGATGAACTACCCCAAGGACATCAAGTCCTTCTACATGCGCGTGAACGAGGACGGCCGCACCGTTCGGGCGATGGACGTGCTGGCGCCGGGCGTGGGCGAGATCATCGGCGGGTCGCAGCGCGAGGAGCGGCTGGACGTGCTTGATGCGCGCATCGCCGAGATGGGGCTGGATGCCCAGGCATACTGGTGGTACCGCGACCTGCGCCGCTACGGCACCGTGCCGCACGCCGGGTTCGGCCTGGGATTCGAGCGGATGATCATGTACGCCACGGGGATGGCCAACATCCGCGACGTGCTTCCGTACCCGCGGACCCCGGGAAGCGCGGACTTCTGA
- a CDS encoding sigma-54 dependent transcriptional regulator — MSDRRVLVIDDEAGLRHTLLLILRDEGYHVLVAEDGEAGLRLALAEHPQLVLCDVRMPRMGGLEFLERYVEAGGTALVVMMSAYGALDQAVEAMRRGAYDYISKPFNADEVILTLRKAEEREQLRREVARLKKEVGEVAGFEEVIGVSAAMREVTDLAARVAPFPSTVLLTGESGSGKEAIARAVHRASARREKAFVAVNCGAIPENLLESELFGHEKGAFTGADRAHEGLFEEADGGTLFLDEIGEMPLPLQVKLLRVLQERTVRRVGGTGERAVDVRVLAATARDLVDEVREGRFREDLFYRINVVQVHVPPLRTRPEDIPALAAHFVHRHAPRLGIADPEVPRELFPVLAAYTWPGNVRELENVIERALVLSGGKVQVEHLPPHVRSGRPPFEVLADDGDLSVKRRLPSLEKTLIARALERSGGNRTRAAEMLDLSVRALTYKIRDYGLE; from the coding sequence TTGAGCGACCGCCGGGTTCTGGTCATCGACGACGAGGCGGGGCTTCGTCACACCCTCCTGCTGATCCTTCGCGACGAGGGCTACCACGTGCTGGTGGCCGAGGACGGCGAGGCCGGGCTGCGCCTGGCCCTGGCCGAGCACCCGCAGCTGGTGCTGTGCGACGTGCGCATGCCGCGCATGGGCGGGCTGGAGTTCCTGGAGCGGTACGTGGAGGCCGGCGGCACCGCGCTGGTGGTGATGATGAGCGCCTACGGGGCCCTGGACCAGGCGGTCGAGGCCATGCGCCGCGGGGCCTACGACTACATCTCCAAGCCCTTCAACGCCGACGAGGTGATCCTCACCCTGCGCAAGGCCGAGGAGCGGGAGCAGCTTCGACGCGAGGTGGCACGGCTGAAGAAGGAGGTGGGCGAGGTCGCCGGCTTCGAGGAGGTGATCGGCGTGTCCGCGGCCATGCGCGAGGTGACGGACCTCGCCGCGCGCGTGGCCCCGTTCCCCTCCACCGTGCTGCTGACCGGCGAAAGCGGAAGCGGCAAGGAGGCCATCGCGCGGGCGGTGCACCGGGCGTCGGCCCGGCGCGAGAAGGCGTTCGTGGCCGTCAACTGCGGCGCGATCCCCGAAAACCTGCTGGAAAGCGAGCTCTTCGGGCACGAGAAGGGTGCCTTCACCGGGGCCGACCGGGCGCACGAGGGCTTGTTCGAGGAGGCGGACGGGGGAACGCTGTTCCTGGACGAGATCGGCGAGATGCCGCTGCCGCTGCAGGTGAAGCTGCTGCGCGTGCTGCAGGAGCGCACCGTGCGCCGGGTGGGCGGCACCGGCGAGCGGGCCGTAGACGTGCGCGTGCTGGCCGCCACCGCCCGCGACCTGGTGGACGAGGTGCGCGAGGGGCGCTTTCGCGAAGACCTGTTCTACCGCATCAACGTGGTGCAGGTGCACGTGCCGCCCCTGCGCACCCGCCCCGAGGACATCCCGGCGCTGGCCGCGCACTTCGTGCACCGGCACGCGCCCCGGCTGGGGATCGCCGATCCGGAGGTGCCGCGCGAACTCTTTCCCGTCCTCGCGGCGTACACGTGGCCGGGAAACGTGAGGGAGCTGGAAAACGTGATCGAGCGCGCGCTGGTACTTTCCGGCGGGAAAGTACAGGTAGAGCACCTTCCGCCGCACGTGCGCTCGGGCCGGCCCCCGTTCGAGGTGCTGGCCGACGACGGCGACCTGTCCGTCAAGCGCCGCCTTCCCTCACTGGAAAAGACGCTGATCGCCCGCGCCCTGGAACGGTCCGGCGGCAACCGCACGCGTGCGGCGGAAATGCTGGACCTTTCCGTCCGCGCCCTCACGTACAAGATCCGCGACTACGGGCTGGAGTAG
- a CDS encoding sensor histidine kinase has product MRGELLFNLTFLGLAAALLAAATRTVMQAAAPGSAWLLVLLVLADTAAFVLLANHLIVRLVLRPVQAAVAAAEAVAGGDYERRAPAAESHEMAALSQALNRMTDQLLDNQQRLADNVRSLDETNRRLLGTERELVEAEKMAGVGRLAAGVAHEIGNPLAALMGYASVLRRRGADPELVGGLESEARRIDRIVRGLLEYARPAPREREPVDANESIRRAVHTLRSQGLLDGIDVVLHLADGLPPLSGSPHLLDQVWVNLLDNARRAMEGRGTITVTTALERYRPERPLPTRRADDPPGISYAHLRRPRAASIRDPHRIDSDTETLRVSVEDTGPGISPEAADKVFDPFFTTRAPGEGTGLGLAIVASTVADFGGRVEVAAAPGGGAAFVLSLPTRRHQS; this is encoded by the coding sequence TTGCGTGGCGAGCTGCTGTTCAACCTCACCTTCCTGGGGCTGGCCGCCGCGCTGCTGGCCGCCGCCACCCGCACCGTCATGCAGGCGGCGGCGCCCGGCTCCGCCTGGCTGCTGGTGCTGCTGGTGCTCGCCGACACCGCCGCGTTCGTGCTGCTGGCCAATCACCTGATCGTGCGCCTGGTGCTGCGCCCCGTGCAGGCCGCCGTCGCCGCCGCCGAGGCCGTGGCCGGGGGCGACTACGAGCGCCGCGCCCCGGCGGCCGAGAGCCACGAGATGGCCGCGCTTTCCCAGGCGCTCAACCGCATGACCGACCAGCTGCTCGACAACCAGCAGCGGCTGGCCGACAACGTCCGCTCGCTCGACGAGACCAACCGCCGGCTCCTGGGCACCGAGCGCGAGCTGGTGGAGGCCGAAAAGATGGCCGGCGTGGGGCGCCTGGCCGCGGGCGTGGCGCACGAGATCGGCAACCCTTTGGCGGCGCTGATGGGCTACGCCTCGGTGCTGCGCCGCCGCGGGGCAGACCCGGAGCTGGTGGGCGGGCTGGAATCCGAGGCCCGCCGCATCGACCGCATCGTCCGCGGGCTGCTGGAGTACGCCCGCCCGGCGCCCCGGGAGCGCGAGCCCGTCGACGCCAACGAGTCCATCCGCCGCGCCGTGCACACCCTTCGCTCGCAGGGGCTGCTGGACGGGATCGACGTCGTCCTGCACCTCGCGGACGGCCTCCCCCCGCTCAGCGGCTCGCCCCACCTGCTGGACCAGGTGTGGGTGAACCTGCTCGACAACGCGCGCCGGGCCATGGAAGGGCGGGGAACCATCACCGTCACCACGGCGCTGGAGCGGTACCGCCCCGAGCGCCCGCTCCCCACCCGCCGCGCCGACGACCCGCCGGGGATCTCGTACGCGCACCTGCGGCGCCCCCGCGCGGCCTCCATCCGCGACCCCCACCGCATCGACTCCGACACCGAGACGCTGCGGGTGAGCGTCGAAGACACCGGCCCGGGCATATCCCCGGAGGCCGCCGACAAGGTGTTCGACCCGTTCTTCACTACCCGCGCGCCCGGCGAGGGCACGGGGCTGGGGCTTGCCATCGTCGCGAGCACGGTGGCAGACTTCGGGGGGCGCGTAGAAGTGGCCGCCGCGCCGGGCGGCGGGGCCGCCTTCGTCCTATCCCTTCCCACCAGGCGCCACCAGAGTTGA
- a CDS encoding type IV pilin protein: MHGRKGFTLIELMIVVVIIGILAAIAVPKMSQVAKRAKESEAGPILKQLHTLQQRHQQKAGLFATDISELEGSGVNFADGEYYSFQLGAADGSSYVACATPRDPSLGLKSFRVSEVGAVAEGSC; the protein is encoded by the coding sequence ACCCTGATCGAACTGATGATCGTCGTGGTCATCATCGGCATCCTGGCCGCGATCGCCGTTCCCAAGATGAGCCAGGTCGCCAAGCGGGCCAAGGAGTCCGAGGCGGGACCCATCCTGAAGCAGCTGCACACGCTTCAGCAGCGCCATCAGCAGAAGGCGGGGCTATTCGCCACCGACATCAGCGAGTTGGAAGGGTCGGGCGTGAACTTCGCGGACGGGGAGTACTACTCGTTTCAGCTGGGCGCGGCGGATGGCAGCTCGTACGTGGCGTGCGCCACCCCCCGCGACCCCTCGCTGGGACTCAAGTCGTTCCGCGTCAGCGAAGTGGGCGCGGTGGCAGAAGGCTCCTGCTGA